A DNA window from Hevea brasiliensis isolate MT/VB/25A 57/8 chromosome 2, ASM3005281v1, whole genome shotgun sequence contains the following coding sequences:
- the LOC110647515 gene encoding transcription factor CYCLOIDEA produces MFPSSNNGNDPICYSDQQEGHNRPFFNDITLNSKHDEFPFSFFHLPSSFLSSDQLELQDHDFFLHQSHDLLLHHHHQPLIRALASTTGAASVETILDMVDSNKNDANKKSHIASSDQIQRKRSSKRDRHSKIHTAQGPRDRRMRLSLKVAREFFDLQDKLRFDKASKTVEWLLIQARPAIKKLSSGVPQLNYSFSVGTKSASSTSECEVVSGIDDEAAAIKATTKISNVKTSSPSCVNNKGKKAKPSRKSAFDPLAKESREKARARARERTREKLWSRRIDESKPCEEAKNHELNQLTYCIPFETGEESGTQTHTMNPNPLEMLAREVKAPSSHEQARLVTTEGMTDDSLVIMGKWSPYASIINHLCNTAMPQEHQGTNLQSLFKSWEAYNS; encoded by the exons ATGTTTCCGTCAAGCAACAATGGCAATGACCCCATCTGCTATAGTGACCAACAAGAAGGTCACAACAGGCCCTTTTTCAATGACATCACTCTCAATTCTAAACATGatgaatttcctttttctttcttccacttgccttcttcttttctttcttctgaTCAATTAGAATTGCAAGACCATGATTTTTTTCTCCATCAAAGCCATGACCTTTTActtcaccaccaccaccaacccTTGATCAGGGCTCTTGCTTCCACCACTGGTGCAGCATCAGTTGAGACCATTCTTGACATGGTGGATTCCAACAAAAACGATGCTAACAAGAAATCCCACATCGCTTCTTCTGACCAGATCCAAAGAAAGAGATCTTCCAAGAGAGATCGCCATAGCAAGATTCACACAGCTCAAGGACCTAGAGACCGCAGAATGAGATTGTCCCTTAAAGTCGCCCGAGAATTCTTTGATCTGCAGGACAAGCTACGCTTTGATAAAGCTAGCAAAACTGTTGAGTGGCTGCTCATACAGGCAAGACCAGCGATCAAGAAACTATCTAGTGGTGTCCCCCAGTTAAATTACAGCTTCAGTGTTGGCACCAAGAGTGCATCTTCTACTTCAGAGTGTGAAGTGGTGTCTGGAATTGATGATGAGGCAGCTGCCATTAAAGCCACCACCAAGATTTCTAATGTTAAAACCTCATCACCTTCATGTGTCAACAATAAGGGGAAAAAGGCTAAACCATCACGTAAAAGTGCATTCGACCCACTAGCAAAAGAGTCAAGGGAGAAGGCAAGAGCAAGAGCAAGGGAAAGAACAAGAGAAAAGCTGTGGAGTCGAAGAATCGACGAATCAAAGCCATGTGAAGAAGCAAAAAACCATGAATTGAACCAATTAACCTACTGTATTCCCTTTGAGACAGGTGAAGAATCAGGCACCCAAACTCACACTATGAATCCTAATCCCTTGGAGATGCTGGCTCGTGAGGTGAAAGCACCAAGCTCACACGAGCAAGCTCGATTAGTAACCACAGAAGGCATGACTGATGATTCATTGGTGATCATGGGGAAGTGGAGCCCATATGCTTCCATTATCAATCATCTGTGCAACACTGCGATGCCCCAAGAG CATCAAGGTACAAACTTGCAATCTTTATTCAAGTCATGGGAGGCCTATAACAGTTAG